In Betta splendens chromosome 22, fBetSpl5.4, whole genome shotgun sequence, the following proteins share a genomic window:
- the vsx2 gene encoding visual system homeobox 2: MTGKEGAVLAESLHLSEKRSVGATGGSHSLQPKGAATLPQPRCTGFGIQEILGLNKEPSAAPAAPLAALPPGAHLLAARSVLRPAGVGGCVGMGFIGPGGIPSFYSQPAFLETVLSDAHDVHLQPHSRSVGPLDTSQSASSDSDDLSSSERKLSKSSVNQSKKRKKRRHRTIFTSYQLEELEKAFNEAHYPDVYAREMLAMKTVQYNQVTVGSVLLPQVWFQNRRAKWRKREKCWGRSTVMAEYGLYGAMVRHSIPLPESILKSAKDGIMESCAPWLLGMHKKSMEAPAPPPTGKSEALQQPSAQRAEDADAEDRRSEVSSAFSKEELRENSIAALRAKALEHSAKVLGTVSHDRAPEDKQERQAAEEEEESEGSGP, from the exons ATGACGGGCAAAGAAGGCGCCGTGCTGGCGGAAAGTTTACATCTGTCGGAGAAGCGCTCTGTGGGCGCGACCGGAGGGAGCCACAGCCTGCAGCCGAAGGGCGCCGCCACCCTCCCGCAGCCCAGGTGCACCGGCTTCGGCATCCAGGAGATACTGGGGCTCAACAAGGAGCCGTCCGCGGCcccggcggcgccgctggccGCGCTGCCGCCCGGGGCGCACCTTCTGGCCGCCAGGTCCGTGCTGCGGCCCGCAGGCGTGGGCGGCTGCGTCGGGATGGGCTTCATTGGCCCTGGTGGAATTCCGTCGTTTTACAGCCAACCGGCGTTTTTGGAGACGGTGCTGTCGGACGCGCACGACGTGCACCTGCAGCCCCACAGCAGGTCCGTGGGGCCGCTGGACACCAGCCAGTCCGCGAGCTCAG ACTCTGACGACTTGTCTTCAAGTGAACGAAAGCTCTCAAAGTCATCAGTAAATCAGAGCAAGAAACGCAAGAAAAGGCGCCACCG GACGATATTTACCTCttatcagctggaggagctggaaaagGCCTTTAATGAAGCGCACTACCCGGATGTTTATGCTCGAGAGATGTTGGCCATGAAAACAGTG CAATACAACCAG GTAACTGTGGGGTCGGTGCTGCTGCCGCAGGTGTGGTTCCAGAACCGCCGGGCCaagtggaggaagagggagaaatgCTGGGGCCGCAGCACGGTGATGGCGGAGTACGGCCTGTACGGCGCCATGGTGAGGCACTCCATCCCGCTGCCGGAGTCCATCCTCAAGTCGGCCAAGGACGGCATCATGGAGTCCTGCGCCCCCTGGCTGCTCG GGATGCACAAAAAGTCCATGGAGGCGCCGGCTCCCCCGCCCACGGGGAAGAGCGAAGCCCTGCAGCAGCCGAGCGCTCAGCGGGCAGAAGACGCGGACGCCGAGGacaggaggtcagaggtcagctcgGCCTTCTCTAAGGAGGAACTGAGGGAGAACAGCATCGCGGCGCTCAGGGCCAAGGCGCTGGAGCACAGCGCCAAGGTGCTCGGCACCGTTTCCCACGACCGAGCGCCGGAGGACAAACAGGAGAgacaggcagcggaggaggaggaggagagcgaggggagcGGCCCGTAG